The following proteins are co-located in the Rickettsiales bacterium genome:
- a CDS encoding class I SAM-dependent methyltransferase — MLSMPSPYLDGRVQTLNNMGAVSPAVDPITYRYLDFLKQSNSSVLALEIGAAYGNMVLSVLQNTEVNIVANDLDNRHIEILNNRVQECCKDQFYRLKTDVSNFPQEFKLAQNFDAILMARVAHFFSPEKFGDAVNKIVEILNPEGCVYLVGITPYVNRFASFISEYEKRIKNGEDWPGYIENMQEYTDLEFTSEKVYQSLKEKPFHFLSANYLRGVFEDRGFYVKYSEEFPLSYNSNEWSYDGRENVGIIACKDAALLGVQNNFSEEM, encoded by the coding sequence ATGTTATCTATGCCAAGTCCGTATTTGGATGGTCGTGTACAAACTTTAAATAATATGGGGGCAGTTAGTCCTGCGGTCGATCCTATTACTTATAGGTATCTAGATTTCTTAAAACAATCTAATTCTTCTGTGTTGGCTTTAGAAATTGGTGCTGCATATGGCAATATGGTATTAAGTGTTCTACAAAATACAGAAGTTAATATTGTTGCTAATGACCTTGATAATAGACATATTGAAATTTTAAATAATAGAGTGCAAGAATGTTGTAAGGATCAGTTTTACAGGTTAAAGACAGATGTTAGTAATTTTCCTCAGGAATTCAAATTAGCACAGAATTTTGATGCTATTTTAATGGCTAGAGTAGCTCATTTTTTCAGTCCAGAGAAGTTTGGAGATGCTGTTAATAAAATTGTAGAGATTCTTAACCCTGAAGGATGTGTATATTTGGTTGGGATTACTCCATATGTAAATAGGTTTGCCTCATTTATTTCTGAATATGAGAAAAGAATAAAAAATGGTGAAGATTGGCCAGGTTATATTGAAAACATGCAGGAATATACTGATTTAGAGTTTACTAGTGAGAAGGTTTATCAAAGTCTAAAAGAAAAACCATTTCATTTCTTGAGTGCGAATTATCTTAGAGGAGTGTTTGAGGATAGAGGATTTTATGTGAAATATTCTGAAGAATTTCCATTGAGTTATAATTCTAATGAGTGGAGTTATGATGGTAGAGAGAATGTTGGTATTATTGCCTGTAAAGATGCTGCTTTATTAGGTGTACAAAATAATTTTTCTGAAGAGATGTAA
- a CDS encoding NADH-quinone oxidoreductase subunit N produces the protein MNQINILLPEVFLSIVACGVLIIGVFSKCFKYGNLLLALAFSVAIYFLLVKVPGYEVVAFDGLFKTTGLIRFLKLLILISGVFYAILGGRKQLEGCSIARTDLFEFPVLVMLAVTGMMLMLSANNFLSFYVSLELQSFCLYVLASFEREDSKSSEAGLKYFVLGSFASGLLLFGVSLIYGFTGNLDFDALEILLSANASSDIAIGVIIGIIMFLIGLFFKISAAPFHMWTPDVYQGSPTIVTCFFATVAKIATVGALLRITSDVLSGWKLDLQPIFILITCLSMLVGSIGALRQTNIKRLLAYSSIGHVGYMLLAISAFVQDLSVVIYLGIYVTMTLGVFAMVMNIKSNNKDIIEIKDLSGLSKANPLAAAFLAVFMFSLAGIPPFAGFFAKFYVFQTALNAGLYVTILFAIISAVISAYYYLRIVKIMYLDEAHSKFTNEMTYGVRITILTLVLFNLFYIMFSY, from the coding sequence ATGAACCAAATTAATATTTTATTACCTGAAGTTTTTTTAAGCATAGTGGCTTGTGGTGTGTTAATAATAGGAGTATTTAGCAAATGCTTCAAATATGGAAATCTTCTTTTAGCACTTGCTTTCTCAGTGGCAATTTATTTTCTGTTAGTTAAAGTTCCAGGTTATGAGGTTGTTGCATTTGATGGTTTATTTAAAACCACAGGGTTAATTCGATTCTTAAAGCTGCTGATTTTAATTTCTGGTGTTTTTTATGCCATACTTGGAGGAAGGAAGCAATTAGAAGGATGTTCTATTGCCAGAACGGATCTTTTTGAGTTTCCAGTTCTAGTAATGCTAGCAGTTACAGGAATGATGTTGATGTTATCTGCAAATAATTTCTTGAGTTTCTATGTGTCGCTTGAATTGCAAAGCTTTTGTTTATATGTATTGGCATCTTTTGAAAGAGAAGACAGTAAATCTTCAGAGGCGGGACTTAAGTATTTTGTTTTAGGTTCATTTGCTTCAGGATTGTTGTTATTTGGTGTTTCTTTAATTTATGGTTTTACAGGAAATTTAGATTTTGATGCCTTAGAGATTCTTTTAAGTGCTAATGCTAGTAGCGATATAGCTATTGGAGTGATTATTGGGATTATTATGTTCCTAATAGGTTTGTTCTTTAAGATTTCGGCAGCTCCTTTTCATATGTGGACACCTGATGTGTATCAGGGATCTCCTACAATTGTAACTTGCTTCTTTGCAACAGTTGCCAAGATAGCCACTGTTGGAGCATTACTTAGAATAACTTCAGATGTATTATCTGGATGGAAGCTAGACCTTCAGCCTATATTTATCTTAATAACTTGTCTTTCCATGTTGGTTGGATCAATTGGAGCTTTAAGACAAACTAATATTAAAAGATTACTAGCTTATAGCTCCATAGGGCATGTGGGTTATATGTTGCTTGCTATTTCTGCTTTTGTTCAAGATCTTAGCGTGGTGATATATTTGGGAATTTACGTAACTATGACTTTAGGCGTGTTTGCCATGGTTATGAATATTAAATCTAATAATAAAGATATTATAGAGATTAAAGATCTGTCAGGACTATCTAAAGCAAATCCTTTAGCGGCTGCATTTTTGGCGGTGTTTATGTTTTCTTTAGCTGGAATTCCACCATTTGCTGGTTTTTTTGCTAAATTTTATGTGTTTCAAACAGCTTTAAACGCAGGATTATATGTAACTATTTTATTTGCTATTATTTCTGCTGTTATTTCTGCTTATTACTACTTAAGAATTGTGAAAATAATGTATTTAGATGAAGCGCATAGTAAGTTCACTAATGAAATGACTTATGGAGTCAGGATTACTATCTTAACTCTTGTGTTGTTTAACTTGTTCTATATAATGTTTTCCTACTAA